In Spiroplasma litorale, a single genomic region encodes these proteins:
- a CDS encoding PTS transporter subunit EIIC, translated as MGKIEKKDILVQNILDKIGGPDNVKDVYHCATRMRLSLFNQDLAKLNELKTISNIKGALWSNGELQLIIGAEVSKITESLKSNLTTTVTKSQNTSDFNAKKIVQDKNISLWRKFIKSVSAFFGPLIPFLIGVGLIMAFQQLLIRTKIGSDPTKAGAILGVDYNIFDYVLNIIASTGFKMMGVVAMWSVVRYLGGKVPTAVALSLIMVSPIIPESGLDLIKLGNWQITLKPFYSTILVFIVMGIIIAYMQKAIEKYFNPVANFILNPFLTLLIGGLLAFFIMGPIMGIIENALLNAFNWFMNLPIGIGALIVGITWQPLVVLGVHNILFFAAVADLTVNNNPSIFLAAAFAAAWAQMGATIAVGIKSKKAIDRSAAFVAALPGVISGPTESCIYGVNLPKGIPFLTGVLAGGIGGWLIGIFKVTLDNLAGLGGIVGFLAYTDDLILAIVIDLASLSLGILITFFLWREEKTEKSLAIKTTKKLAKSEHLKGLNDFSAQGLIKLIKSSNKKNCNKEELINEIKTLKDELLKINKILEPKLLQLISNIKNDIKDKDLNKDLIKNLKEIRSDRQIELNSTYQEIIKTLNTLKELAPKTKKHYKLSIKKTNIEYSINRFLELRESRNASLFNKGQKMLLMSNSEKKEKGNILIKQSNENDWRLSKINILKDKFNVLVKELEVSQKEISDETIKYYNNIVKYVSKIEFIKLNNLDNFKNLYFNNIHNLEIKENIIKPKLV; from the coding sequence ATGGGTAAAATTGAAAAAAAAGATATTTTAGTTCAAAATATTTTAGATAAAATTGGTGGTCCTGATAACGTTAAAGATGTCTATCATTGTGCAACAAGAATGAGACTATCATTATTCAATCAGGATTTAGCTAAATTAAATGAATTAAAGACAATTTCAAATATAAAAGGTGCATTATGATCAAATGGAGAACTTCAATTAATTATTGGAGCTGAGGTTTCTAAAATTACAGAAAGTTTAAAAAGTAATCTTACGACTACTGTGACTAAATCTCAAAATACATCAGATTTCAATGCTAAAAAAATTGTTCAAGATAAAAATATATCATTATGAAGAAAATTTATAAAATCAGTATCAGCATTTTTTGGTCCATTAATTCCTTTTTTAATTGGAGTTGGTCTAATAATGGCTTTTCAACAATTATTAATAAGAACAAAAATTGGTTCTGATCCAACTAAAGCTGGTGCAATATTAGGTGTAGATTATAATATATTTGATTATGTACTTAACATCATTGCTTCAACCGGATTTAAAATGATGGGTGTTGTAGCTATGTGATCTGTTGTAAGGTATTTGGGTGGAAAAGTACCAACAGCAGTTGCATTATCATTGATAATGGTTTCGCCAATAATACCTGAAAGCGGATTAGATTTAATAAAATTAGGAAATTGACAAATAACTTTAAAACCATTTTATTCAACAATATTGGTATTTATTGTTATGGGAATAATAATTGCTTATATGCAAAAAGCAATAGAAAAATATTTCAACCCCGTAGCCAATTTTATATTAAATCCTTTTTTAACATTATTAATAGGTGGATTATTAGCATTCTTTATAATGGGTCCTATAATGGGAATAATTGAAAATGCATTATTAAATGCATTTAATTGGTTTATGAATTTACCGATAGGAATTGGAGCATTAATTGTTGGAATTACTTGACAACCGCTTGTTGTATTAGGTGTTCATAACATATTATTCTTTGCAGCTGTAGCTGATTTAACAGTAAACAATAATCCGTCAATATTTTTAGCAGCTGCATTTGCAGCCGCATGAGCACAAATGGGTGCAACAATTGCAGTTGGAATAAAATCAAAAAAAGCAATCGATAGATCTGCTGCATTTGTTGCCGCATTACCGGGAGTAATTTCGGGTCCAACAGAATCATGTATATACGGGGTTAATTTACCAAAAGGTATTCCATTTTTAACTGGTGTTCTAGCAGGTGGAATAGGAGGTTGATTAATTGGTATATTTAAAGTAACGCTTGATAATTTAGCCGGATTAGGTGGAATTGTTGGTTTCTTAGCATATACTGATGATTTGATATTAGCTATTGTAATAGACTTAGCTTCTTTATCTTTAGGTATTTTAATAACTTTCTTTTTATGAAGAGAAGAAAAAACAGAAAAATCATTAGCAATTAAAACAACAAAAAAACTTGCAAAATCAGAACATTTAAAAGGATTAAATGATTTTTCCGCTCAAGGATTAATAAAATTAATTAAAAGCTCAAACAAAAAAAATTGTAATAAAGAAGAATTAATTAATGAAATAAAAACATTAAAAGATGAATTATTAAAAATAAATAAAATTTTAGAACCTAAATTATTACAACTTATTTCTAATATAAAAAACGATATAAAAGATAAGGATTTAAATAAAGATTTAATAAAAAACCTTAAAGAAATTAGATCAGATAGACAAATAGAATTAAATAGTACTTATCAAGAAATAATAAAAACATTGAACACTCTAAAAGAACTAGCACCAAAAACTAAAAAACACTATAAATTAAGTATTAAAAAAACAAATATAGAATATAGTATAAATAGATTTTTAGAGTTAAGAGAAAGTAGAAATGCTTCATTATTTAATAAAGGACAAAAAATGTTGCTTATGAGTAATAGCGAAAAAAAAGAAAAAGGAAATATTTTAATTAAACAATCTAATGAAAATGATTGAAGATTAAGTAAAATTAATATTTTAAAAGATAAATTTAATGTCTTAGTAAAAGAACTTGAAGTTAGTCAAAAAGAAATTTCAGACGAAACAATAAAGTATTATAATAACATTGTTAAATATGTTAGCAAAATTGAGTTTATAAAATTAAATAATTTAGATAATTTTAAAAATCTATATTTTAATAACATACACAATTTGGAAATAAAAGAAAACATAATTAAACCAAAATTAGTTTAA
- the cas1 gene encoding type II CRISPR-associated endonuclease Cas1, producing the protein MSWKTIIIKNGERVSLFLNNIIVENSNIKYQIPIDDINVILFENYKTIITTRTINKLAEKKILTIICDVDLKPISIIQPIEANHMQLKIINNQINWKKEDKLNLWTKIVKQKIEAQIDVLKLNYKNLSKINLLYNYIEELKYSDSTNREGHAAKVYFKELFGKEFTRGDENHINAALNFGYTILRHAFARTISAKGLHPTIALFHHNMYNAFALADDLMEPFRPIVDNFVFNNVMQLDYFTRSIKLELINLLNSKILLDGVKVYLTNAIDKYVDMIINYFDTKNLETVQYPIASSVEYYEL; encoded by the coding sequence ATGTCTTGAAAAACTATTATTATAAAAAATGGAGAAAGGGTAAGTTTATTTCTTAATAATATAATTGTTGAAAATTCCAACATTAAATATCAAATACCAATTGATGATATTAATGTAATATTATTTGAAAATTATAAAACTATTATTACAACTAGAACAATTAACAAGTTAGCAGAAAAGAAAATTCTAACTATAATTTGCGATGTTGATTTAAAACCAATATCTATAATACAACCAATAGAAGCAAATCATATGCAATTAAAAATCATAAATAATCAAATTAATTGAAAAAAAGAAGATAAATTAAATTTATGAACTAAAATTGTTAAACAAAAAATTGAAGCTCAAATTGATGTATTAAAGTTAAATTATAAAAATTTATCAAAAATTAACCTACTTTACAATTATATTGAAGAATTAAAATACAGTGATTCTACAAATAGAGAAGGGCATGCAGCAAAAGTATATTTTAAAGAATTGTTTGGAAAAGAATTCACAAGAGGTGATGAAAATCATATTAATGCAGCGTTAAATTTTGGATACACCATATTAAGGCATGCATTTGCAAGAACTATAAGTGCTAAAGGATTACATCCAACAATTGCATTATTCCATCATAATATGTATAATGCGTTTGCTTTAGCAGATGATTTAATGGAACCATTTAGACCTATTGTTGACAATTTTGTATTTAATAATGTAATGCAATTAGATTATTTCACCAGAAGTATTAAATTAGAACTTATAAATTTATTAAACTCAAAAATTTTATTGGATGGTGTAAAAGTTTATTTAACAAATGCAATTGATAAGTATGTTGATATGATAATAAATTATTTTGATACTAAGAATCTAGAGACAGTTCAATATCCGATAGCCTCATCAGTGGAATATTATGAGTTATAG
- a CDS encoding DeoR/GlpR family DNA-binding transcription regulator codes for MLKDERREKILNIINKKGFVKNINLANETNSTIQTIITDINELHNEGLLIKVYGGAKSLKNNVKKMQEHFDEEKNLVNIHIKDKIAKKAVELIDDGDLVFIDTGTSTKQMLKYLVDKNLTIVTNGYSIAMELLELDIDVCLVGGTIIPSTHATAGELSLKFLDNFYFDKAFIGMNNYDNNEFYTTNIQEAIIKEKVISNTENSYLLMDSSKFNSKNRIKVSYNKKTSLITEQRPSDFKGNTILVE; via the coding sequence TTGTTAAAAGATGAGAGAAGAGAAAAAATTTTAAACATAATTAATAAAAAAGGATTTGTAAAAAATATTAACCTAGCAAATGAAACAAATTCAACAATTCAAACTATCATTACAGATATTAACGAATTACACAATGAAGGTTTATTAATAAAAGTTTATGGTGGTGCTAAATCATTAAAAAATAATGTAAAAAAAATGCAAGAGCATTTTGATGAAGAAAAAAACTTAGTAAATATTCATATAAAAGATAAAATTGCTAAAAAAGCAGTTGAATTAATTGATGACGGTGATTTAGTTTTTATAGATACTGGTACATCTACTAAACAAATGCTAAAATATTTAGTAGATAAAAATCTTACAATTGTTACAAATGGATATTCAATTGCTATGGAACTTTTAGAATTGGATATTGATGTATGTTTAGTGGGAGGAACTATAATTCCATCTACACATGCAACAGCAGGTGAACTATCTTTAAAATTCTTAGATAATTTTTATTTTGATAAAGCATTTATAGGAATGAATAATTATGATAATAATGAGTTTTATACAACAAATATACAAGAAGCTATAATAAAAGAAAAAGTGATCAGTAATACTGAAAATTCATATCTACTAATGGATTCTAGTAAATTTAACTCTAAAAACAGAATTAAAGTTTCATATAATAAAAAAACTTCTCTAATTACTGAACAAAGACCTTCTGACTTTAAAGGAAATACAATTTTAGTGGAATAG
- a CDS encoding class II fructose-bisphosphate aldolase gives MKAMLKDELIKAKKGKYAVPAFNFDNLEMMKGIIEAAEEEKSPVILMVTESAAKYMGLDYVFSFALTAAINATVPVVLHWDHGFDIELIKKAVDAGFSSVMLDSSLKPFDENIKETLEVVNYARNKGVDVESEIGHVGGKEDDRNSALNGYTDVNEALEFEKQTKIDALAIAIGTSHGLFKGEIKLQFEILDELNKKIKTPLVLHGSSQVPLEDLKKAISLGITKINIGTDLKIACAEGIKKWFNDNPNGYDARKYGRNAVDFVKIEAKKKIIAFGSNGKA, from the coding sequence ATGAAAGCAATGTTAAAAGATGAATTAATAAAAGCAAAAAAAGGTAAATATGCGGTTCCTGCATTTAATTTTGATAACTTAGAAATGATGAAAGGAATTATTGAAGCGGCTGAGGAAGAGAAATCACCTGTGATATTAATGGTTACAGAAAGTGCTGCCAAATATATGGGTCTTGATTATGTATTCTCATTTGCACTAACAGCTGCAATAAATGCAACTGTACCAGTAGTTCTTCATTGAGATCATGGTTTTGATATTGAACTTATCAAAAAGGCAGTTGATGCAGGGTTTTCAAGTGTAATGCTGGATTCTTCATTAAAACCTTTTGATGAAAATATTAAAGAAACGCTTGAAGTTGTAAATTATGCAAGAAATAAAGGTGTTGATGTGGAATCAGAAATTGGTCATGTTGGTGGAAAAGAAGATGATAGAAACTCAGCGTTAAATGGTTATACAGATGTAAATGAAGCTTTAGAATTTGAAAAACAAACAAAAATTGATGCATTAGCAATTGCTATTGGTACAAGTCATGGTTTATTCAAAGGAGAAATTAAACTTCAATTTGAAATACTAGATGAATTAAATAAAAAAATAAAAACCCCTCTTGTATTACACGGTTCTAGTCAAGTTCCGCTTGAAGATTTAAAAAAAGCAATTAGCTTAGGTATAACAAAAATAAATATTGGCACTGATTTAAAAATCGCTTGTGCTGAAGGAATCAAAAAATGATTTAATGATAATCCAAATGGATATGATGCAAGAAAATATGGTAGAAATGCAGTTGATTTTGTTAAAATAGAAGCTAAAAAGAAAATTATTGCTTTTGGTTCAAATGGTAAAGCATAA
- a CDS encoding 1-phosphofructokinase family hexose kinase — MKNNIYVISLSPAIDYILKFDDFLLNKTNRPYYTEMYPAGKGIHISMILNNLGFANESLIFSSGKFEEYFYKYLDIESIKYKKFNSKGDIRINIKIIDSQQTECSVLSPEIDANEIEKLFKYLRNNAKTNDYIIATGSIPNNVGNDIYSKIAVLSNEIGCKFVIDSYGTSLLEAVNKKPFLIKPNKDELSLTLNKKIESDEDIIEAGNTLLNKGVENILVSLGSEGAIFMNKNNVYKASIGKWNHNLVNAAGAGDSMLAGFISKYIEKNNFKESLIMGIVCGSATAFSNKIASKDLIDNLLENVSSIKLDILK, encoded by the coding sequence ATGAAAAATAATATTTATGTAATTTCTTTGAGTCCTGCAATTGATTATATTTTAAAATTCGATGATTTTTTATTAAACAAAACTAATAGACCTTATTATACTGAAATGTACCCAGCTGGTAAGGGGATTCATATATCAATGATTTTAAATAATTTAGGTTTTGCTAATGAATCATTAATTTTCTCAAGTGGAAAATTTGAAGAATATTTTTACAAATATTTAGATATTGAAAGTATTAAATATAAAAAATTTAATTCAAAAGGAGATATAAGAATAAATATTAAAATAATTGACAGTCAACAAACAGAATGTAGCGTTTTAAGTCCTGAAATTGATGCAAATGAAATTGAGAAATTGTTTAAATACTTAAGAAATAATGCTAAAACTAATGACTATATTATTGCTACTGGAAGTATTCCTAATAATGTTGGAAATGATATATATTCAAAAATTGCAGTTCTCTCAAATGAAATTGGTTGTAAATTTGTTATAGATTCATATGGAACATCATTGTTAGAAGCAGTAAATAAAAAACCTTTTTTAATTAAACCGAATAAAGATGAATTATCTTTAACTCTTAATAAAAAGATAGAATCTGATGAAGATATAATTGAAGCTGGAAATACGTTACTAAATAAAGGAGTTGAAAATATTCTTGTTTCTTTGGGAAGTGAAGGAGCTATATTTATGAATAAAAATAATGTATATAAAGCAAGCATTGGTAAATGAAACCACAATTTAGTTAACGCAGCGGGAGCTGGTGATAGTATGTTAGCTGGTTTTATTTCTAAGTATATTGAAAAAAACAACTTTAAAGAATCATTAATAATGGGTATCGTTTGTGGAAGTGCTACTGCTTTTTCTAACAAAATTGCCTCAAAAGATCTAATTGATAATTTATTGGAAAATGTAAGTTCAATAAAATTGGATATATTAAAGTAA
- the cas9 gene encoding type II CRISPR RNA-guided endonuclease Cas9 (Cas9, originally named Csn1, is the large, multifunctional signature protein of type II CRISPR/Cas systems. It is well known even to general audiences because its RNA-guided endonuclease activity has made it a popular tool for custom editing of eukaryotic genomes.): MKKVNIGLDIGIASVGWSIYDIDNKKIINAGSRLFSESNSGSSNSSTTSDRRMQRGRRRNLRRLILRKQDLLKLFVKYNYLNKTNDFYNLNLNINYLEMRKKALKEKIAQEELIVLLFNYIKKRGSFNYKDDLLESKKDKFDDISIDDIKKETNLLPVEIQTNIFNEYGKYRGVKETDSLIAHEWYKKELEQILNKQVEENVVSQSFVQEYINLFDRKRLYFEGPGWTTSSKTSKSEYGWKDENEFYSRLTGFDTYNSNEKRAPKHSMTSYLFNILNDLNNINIDGIESGLTYDQKYELIESVINHNGPKNKNITLKLISSLLKVKESDIKGYRIDKENKPNFTKFEFINKLRTLLINSKLDISFISLKNIDLLDKISEILTIYQTAESRKEKLLIDCDYSFSNEQAEVISFISLTGTHSLSFKTMKVAIDEMWYDNKNHMQIFAEKNIKPDYNIKINRKFNSMPLLRQKISEMYISPVVKRSLIESIKIIKEIEKIKDLQIKDIVIELARESNSSDFKKYINEIQKKNEIENKEILEKHKVSLLKKDFKTRLKLILFNEQDGRCAYSGTPIDIDRLYSDPNYCEIDHIIPFSVSLDDSRTNKVLVLWKENQDKGKKSPYQYFRDKNRNWNEFKEKMYSLYVKNKKLGKYGNKKYSNLVLEEDINDVEVKQKFINRNLNDTRYATVEVKNYLTFFKKELNKSYSIKTINGGLTSYIRNVYLKLPKKDRDDYKHHAIDATICAIAPIIDLAEGKTLNKILDSDDENIVLKLEELGDLKNDINNFAYKFTKKVEKKSNTQLFNESIYRCINDNGNLIKTEKIDLLSLEPPKIKIIKELFTTNKNKLLIYESDKKTFDYLENIYKAYVNDVDKNDKPVKNPFYHFVNELGERITKQSNENTPPSIRYLRYKGSVINQYTKITHKFNKIKANKEIVMIGSNTIGWDLFYSKVYNLYKVLPITHNVAYFESNKSSSNIKYKLKKYESEKILYKIDETYEKKFTLHKNNELVFDYDGQKFNLIVVGFDKTHERLEFKYLYKKVDDNKRLHKTVKKMKNIKLITSNSTRTKVKIID, from the coding sequence ATGAAAAAAGTAAATATAGGTTTAGATATTGGTATTGCTTCAGTTGGTTGATCAATTTATGATATTGATAACAAAAAAATTATAAACGCTGGTTCTAGGCTGTTTAGTGAATCAAATTCAGGAAGTTCTAACTCTTCTACAACATCTGATAGAAGAATGCAAAGAGGAAGAAGAAGAAATTTAAGAAGACTAATATTAAGAAAACAAGATTTGTTAAAATTATTTGTAAAATACAACTACTTAAATAAAACAAATGATTTTTATAATCTAAATCTAAATATTAATTATTTAGAAATGAGAAAAAAAGCACTTAAAGAAAAAATTGCTCAGGAAGAGTTAATTGTTTTATTATTTAACTACATTAAAAAAAGAGGAAGTTTTAATTATAAAGATGATCTTTTAGAATCAAAAAAAGACAAGTTTGATGATATTAGTATAGATGATATAAAAAAAGAAACTAATTTATTACCTGTTGAAATACAGACAAATATTTTTAATGAGTATGGAAAATATAGAGGAGTTAAAGAAACTGACTCATTAATTGCACATGAATGGTATAAAAAGGAACTTGAACAAATACTTAACAAACAAGTTGAAGAAAATGTGGTTAGTCAAAGTTTTGTTCAAGAATATATTAATTTATTTGACCGTAAGAGATTATATTTTGAAGGACCAGGGTGAACTACTAGTTCTAAAACTTCAAAAAGTGAATATGGGTGAAAAGATGAAAACGAGTTTTATAGTAGATTAACTGGTTTTGATACATATAACAGTAATGAAAAAAGAGCTCCAAAACATTCTATGACTTCGTATTTATTTAATATTTTAAATGATTTAAATAATATAAATATAGATGGTATAGAATCAGGATTAACTTATGATCAAAAATATGAATTAATAGAGTCTGTAATAAATCATAATGGTCCTAAAAATAAGAATATTACTTTAAAATTAATTTCTTCATTATTAAAAGTTAAAGAATCTGATATTAAAGGTTATAGAATTGATAAAGAAAATAAACCGAACTTTACTAAGTTTGAATTTATAAATAAATTAAGAACATTATTAATTAACTCTAAACTTGATATATCTTTTATATCTCTTAAAAATATAGATTTATTAGATAAAATATCTGAAATTTTAACAATTTATCAAACAGCTGAATCTAGAAAAGAAAAGTTATTAATTGATTGTGATTATAGTTTCAGCAACGAACAAGCTGAAGTAATATCTTTTATTAGTTTAACCGGAACACATAGTTTAAGTTTTAAAACAATGAAAGTCGCAATTGATGAAATGTGATATGACAATAAGAATCATATGCAAATATTTGCAGAAAAAAACATTAAACCAGACTATAACATAAAAATTAATCGAAAATTTAATTCAATGCCATTGCTAAGACAAAAAATATCAGAAATGTATATTTCACCAGTTGTAAAAAGATCTTTAATTGAAAGTATTAAAATAATTAAAGAAATTGAAAAAATAAAAGATTTACAAATAAAAGACATTGTTATTGAATTGGCAAGAGAATCAAATTCAAGTGATTTTAAAAAATATATAAATGAAATTCAAAAGAAAAATGAGATAGAAAATAAAGAAATATTAGAAAAACACAAAGTATCTTTATTAAAAAAAGATTTTAAAACTAGACTCAAACTAATTTTATTTAATGAACAAGATGGGAGATGTGCTTATTCAGGTACACCCATAGATATTGATAGATTATATAGTGATCCAAATTATTGTGAAATAGATCATATTATACCTTTTTCAGTTTCATTAGATGATTCAAGAACTAATAAAGTATTAGTTTTATGAAAAGAAAATCAAGATAAAGGTAAAAAATCACCATATCAATATTTTAGAGATAAAAATAGGAATTGAAATGAATTTAAAGAAAAAATGTATTCATTATATGTCAAAAATAAAAAATTAGGTAAATATGGTAATAAAAAATATTCTAACCTAGTTTTAGAAGAAGATATTAATGATGTTGAAGTCAAACAAAAGTTTATTAATAGAAATTTAAATGATACAAGATATGCAACAGTTGAAGTCAAAAATTACTTAACTTTCTTTAAAAAGGAACTTAACAAAAGTTATTCTATTAAAACTATTAATGGAGGCTTAACAAGTTATATAAGAAATGTTTATTTAAAACTACCAAAAAAAGATAGAGATGATTACAAACATCATGCAATTGATGCTACAATTTGTGCAATAGCTCCAATAATTGATTTAGCAGAAGGCAAAACACTAAATAAAATACTTGATAGTGATGATGAAAATATTGTTCTAAAACTTGAAGAATTAGGTGATTTAAAAAATGATATTAATAACTTTGCTTATAAGTTCACAAAAAAAGTAGAAAAAAAATCAAATACACAATTATTTAATGAGTCTATTTATAGATGTATAAATGATAATGGAAACTTAATAAAAACAGAAAAAATTGATTTATTATCACTTGAACCACCAAAAATTAAAATAATTAAAGAACTTTTTACAACTAATAAAAATAAGTTATTAATATACGAATCTGATAAAAAAACATTTGACTATCTTGAAAACATATATAAAGCATATGTAAATGATGTTGATAAAAATGATAAACCAGTAAAAAACCCATTTTATCATTTTGTGAATGAATTAGGGGAAAGAATAACTAAACAATCAAATGAAAATACACCACCAAGTATTAGGTATTTAAGATATAAAGGATCAGTAATTAACCAATATACAAAAATTACTCATAAATTCAATAAAATTAAGGCAAACAAAGAAATTGTTATGATTGGATCTAACACTATAGGATGAGATTTATTTTATTCTAAAGTTTATAACTTATATAAAGTATTGCCAATTACTCATAATGTTGCATATTTTGAATCTAATAAAAGCTCATCAAATATTAAATATAAACTAAAAAAGTATGAAAGTGAGAAAATTTTATATAAAATTGATGAAACATATGAAAAAAAATTTACTTTGCACAAAAATAATGAATTAGTTTTTGATTATGACGGACAGAAATTTAATTTAATAGTTGTTGGTTTTGATAAAACTCATGAAAGACTTGAGTTTAAGTATTTATATAAAAAAGTAGATGATAATAAAAGATTACATAAAACAGTTAAAAAAATGAAAAATATCAAACTAATTACTTCAAATTCCACAAGAACAAAAGTAAAAATTATTGACTAA
- a CDS encoding glycoside hydrolase family 1 protein has product MKNYKFPKDFMFGGAAASTQYEGAYDQDGKGLCVADFKTYNPNLDRKDTKLNWLEMSTEEYLKNKNNNDGIFPFRWGIDFYNNYEEDFKLFKKVGLNTFRTSISWSRIIPKSDGVVNDLAIQHYKRIFECAKKHNIKLVLTLSHYDYPIWLLEEYNGFLNKQSINKFLEYCKVVFNEFKEYTTYWIGFNEINLTLHSSYTGAGFTIDENDPNRLEKLYNAVHNQFVAQALCVKLAKEINPENKVGSMNAASHSYAASPDPKDALANLKYSQINKWFFYDVIADGKYPKYMWKYFAFNNIKLDYNEEELKILSNNTVDYISFSYYSSCLNKFIDNSTNLVKYETGIKNKFLESTEWGWDIDPIGIRIFMNELYYKYKKPLMIVENGIGVDEKWDVNNDTLNDTYRIEYLKNHLKNILLAIYEDGVECIGYTMWTAIDLVSMSSKEMSKRYGLIFVNIDDFGKGDKSRKIKESGKWFKLMSDSNGSKLW; this is encoded by the coding sequence ATGAAGAATTACAAATTTCCAAAAGATTTTATGTTTGGTGGTGCTGCAGCTTCAACACAATATGAAGGTGCATATGACCAAGATGGGAAGGGTTTGTGTGTAGCAGATTTTAAAACTTATAATCCAAATCTAGACAGAAAAGATACAAAACTAAATTGGTTAGAAATGTCAACTGAAGAATATTTAAAAAATAAAAATAATAATGATGGTATTTTTCCATTTAGATGAGGTATAGATTTTTATAATAATTATGAAGAAGATTTTAAGTTGTTTAAAAAAGTTGGTTTAAATACTTTTAGAACTTCAATTTCATGAAGCAGAATCATTCCAAAAAGTGATGGAGTTGTAAATGATCTTGCAATTCAACATTATAAAAGAATATTTGAATGTGCAAAAAAACATAATATAAAGCTTGTTTTAACTTTATCTCATTATGATTATCCTATATGATTACTTGAAGAATATAATGGTTTTTTAAATAAACAATCAATTAATAAATTCTTAGAGTATTGTAAAGTAGTTTTTAATGAATTTAAAGAATATACAACATATTGAATTGGTTTTAATGAAATAAATTTAACACTTCATTCAAGCTATACTGGCGCAGGATTTACAATTGATGAAAATGATCCAAATAGATTAGAAAAATTATATAATGCTGTTCATAATCAATTTGTAGCACAAGCTTTATGTGTAAAACTAGCAAAAGAAATAAATCCTGAAAATAAGGTTGGTTCAATGAACGCTGCATCACATTCATATGCTGCAAGTCCAGACCCAAAAGATGCTCTAGCTAACTTAAAATATTCTCAAATAAATAAATGATTTTTCTATGATGTAATTGCAGATGGAAAATATCCAAAATACATGTGAAAATACTTTGCATTTAATAATATAAAACTAGATTATAATGAAGAAGAATTAAAAATATTGTCTAATAACACAGTTGATTATATTTCATTTTCTTATTATTCATCTTGTTTAAATAAATTTATTGACAATTCTACTAATTTAGTTAAATATGAAACAGGAATTAAAAATAAATTTTTAGAATCAACTGAATGAGGTTGAGATATTGATCCAATTGGTATAAGAATTTTTATGAATGAATTATATTATAAATATAAAAAACCTTTAATGATTGTTGAAAATGGAATTGGTGTTGATGAAAAATGAGATGTTAATAATGACACATTAAATGACACTTACAGAATTGAATATTTAAAAAATCACTTGAAAAATATTTTATTAGCTATTTATGAAGATGGTGTTGAATGTATAGGTTATACAATGTGAACAGCTATTGATTTAGTTAGTATGTCATCAAAAGAAATGTCTAAACGATATGGCTTAATTTTTGTAAATATTGATGATTTTGGAAAAGGGGATAAATCGAGAAAAATAAAAGAGTCAGGAAAATGATTTAAATTAATGTCTGACAGTAATGGAAGTAAACTTTGATAA
- the cas2 gene encoding CRISPR-associated endonuclease Cas2, whose translation MSYRYMRLMIFYDLPFDSKENVRHYNKFRNNLFKEGFHMIQYSIYCKLCYNKESVDFVIKRINKFLPKMGNVRFLTVTEKQYQNIQIVVGKKSDKELLINDRRLIEL comes from the coding sequence ATGAGTTATAGATACATGAGACTAATGATATTTTATGATTTACCATTTGATTCAAAAGAAAATGTTAGACACTATAATAAGTTTAGAAATAATTTATTCAAAGAAGGATTTCATATGATTCAATATTCTATTTATTGTAAACTTTGCTATAATAAAGAATCTGTTGATTTTGTTATAAAAAGAATTAATAAATTTTTACCAAAAATGGGTAATGTTAGATTTTTAACAGTAACAGAAAAACAATATCAAAATATACAAATTGTTGTTGGTAAGAAAAGTGACAAAGAACTTTTAATAAATGATAGGAGGCTTATAGAATTATAA